One genomic segment of Cardinium endosymbiont of Philonthus spinipes includes these proteins:
- the rpoN gene encoding RNA polymerase factor sigma-54 yields MQKLQLEQKLTQRLSGQQIQFIKLLQVPTVALNDYILKEVTANPLLEEGKEVEQQEESVLAAEPFVQDFSYDRPADLNKKIYKIEGHTSRDLWTPAVVSLQEKLKDQLHLLHLSKVGYIIGEHLIGSLDQDGYLQCDLEVVVQDLHVLHYLELSLEEVEEILTAIQRLDPPGIAARNLQECLSIQLQGQDQKDPAIQLAQRVLSNCFEAFTKKHYDAIVKKLGLTDTALLKEALAHIARLNPRPGRHHNGIDDTNDYLMPDFIIVENQGRLTAELVHYPVHKPRYNKKYLTMLEAYEHKPKQDLASQEMVSFLKKKLEHAKWFMEALSQRSQTLLKTMEAIVELQYAFFVEGEETDRLKPMVLQHVADKVGMDTSTISRIVNQKSVQAKFGVYPLKFFFSEGVRTATGEDISNKVVKNRILELINSEDKQNPYSDERMVALLAEEGYHLARRTVTKYREQLQLPVARLRKGLI; encoded by the coding sequence ATGCAGAAGCTACAATTAGAACAAAAGTTAACGCAGAGATTATCTGGACAACAAATTCAATTTATTAAGTTGCTACAAGTACCTACGGTAGCACTCAATGACTATATCTTAAAAGAGGTCACAGCCAATCCTTTGCTAGAGGAGGGGAAAGAAGTAGAACAGCAAGAAGAAAGTGTTTTGGCTGCAGAACCATTTGTTCAGGATTTTTCGTATGATCGTCCAGCTGATTTAAATAAAAAAATCTATAAAATAGAGGGGCATACTTCTCGTGACCTTTGGACTCCAGCTGTTGTTTCGCTTCAAGAAAAATTAAAGGATCAACTCCATTTGCTCCATTTAAGCAAAGTAGGATATATCATAGGCGAACATCTTATTGGGAGTTTAGACCAAGATGGTTACCTGCAATGTGACCTAGAAGTTGTGGTGCAAGATCTGCATGTACTCCACTATTTAGAACTTTCTTTGGAAGAAGTAGAGGAGATCTTAACTGCTATTCAGCGTTTAGATCCACCTGGTATTGCAGCTAGGAATCTCCAGGAATGTTTATCTATACAACTCCAAGGACAAGATCAGAAAGATCCGGCCATTCAGTTGGCACAGCGTGTGTTAAGTAATTGTTTCGAAGCCTTTACTAAGAAACATTACGATGCAATTGTGAAAAAGCTAGGACTTACTGATACCGCTCTTTTGAAAGAGGCCTTAGCCCATATTGCCCGTTTGAATCCCAGACCAGGTCGGCATCATAATGGCATAGATGACACCAATGATTACCTTATGCCAGATTTTATAATCGTAGAAAATCAAGGCAGGCTTACTGCTGAGCTGGTCCATTATCCAGTGCATAAGCCCCGTTATAATAAAAAATATCTTACCATGCTTGAAGCGTATGAACACAAGCCCAAACAAGACCTGGCAAGCCAAGAGATGGTTTCCTTTTTGAAAAAAAAACTAGAGCATGCCAAATGGTTTATGGAGGCACTTAGTCAAAGGAGCCAAACCCTGTTAAAGACGATGGAAGCAATTGTAGAATTGCAATATGCCTTCTTTGTAGAAGGAGAAGAAACAGATCGACTAAAGCCAATGGTTTTGCAACATGTAGCAGATAAGGTTGGTATGGATACTTCTACCATTTCAAGAATTGTCAACCAAAAATCTGTTCAAGCTAAGTTTGGTGTCTATCCCTTAAAATTTTTCTTTTCTGAGGGGGTGCGTACAGCTACTGGAGAAGACATCAGCAATAAGGTGGTAAAAAATAGAATTTTAGAGTTGATTAACAGCGAAGACAAGCAAAATCCCTATTCGGACGAACGCATGGTAGCCTTATTGGCAGAAGAGGGCTATCATCTGGCACGCCGTACTGTAACCAAGTATAGAGAGCAGTTGCAGCTACCGGTTGCTAGGTTGCGGAAGGGGTTGATATAA
- the asnS gene encoding asparagine--tRNA ligase encodes MHSKIKELLQFGTVDTPVEIKGWIRTKRINKQVVFLTINDGSCQQNIQVVMAPSELPKELLSQLMTGASVVVSGRLVASQGSKQAVELYGNHLTLLGNAPDYPLQPKAHSLEFLRTCMHLRFRTNTFGAVFRIRHAISYAIHHFFHERGFCYLHTPIITAADAEGAGELFRVTSLDIPPKNPDGTIDFSGDFFHKSTNLTVSGQLAAEAAAMGLGAVYTFGPAFRAENSNTTRHLAEFWMVEPEVAFNNLDDNIALAEALLKFLLDYVLKKCPEELDFLHQRLLSHTNAQDETGTMPLLERLQFVLEQPFARITYTEAIALLMDAPPNKQGRFVYPVTGWGMDLQSEHERYLVEHHFKRPVVVTDYPKAIKAFYMRQNDDGKTVAAMDVLFPGVGEIIGGSQREERIEYLQAAMQHNQIEDLNWYLDTRRFGTIPHSGFGLGLDRFVLFVTGMENIRDVIPFPRTPGHVAC; translated from the coding sequence TTGCATAGCAAAATTAAAGAACTTTTACAATTTGGCACAGTTGACACACCCGTGGAAATAAAAGGTTGGATCCGCACCAAGCGTATCAACAAACAGGTTGTATTTCTGACAATCAATGATGGCTCTTGTCAACAAAATATACAGGTGGTAATGGCTCCATCTGAACTACCAAAAGAACTACTCAGCCAACTGATGACAGGTGCCAGTGTGGTAGTTTCTGGCAGATTGGTTGCTTCACAAGGCAGTAAGCAGGCGGTAGAGCTATATGGCAATCACCTAACCTTACTAGGCAATGCCCCGGACTACCCATTGCAACCAAAGGCCCACTCGTTGGAGTTTCTACGCACATGTATGCATCTTCGATTTCGTACCAATACCTTTGGTGCCGTGTTTCGCATCAGGCATGCCATTAGTTATGCCATTCACCATTTTTTTCATGAACGTGGTTTCTGTTACCTCCATACGCCTATTATTACTGCAGCGGATGCAGAAGGTGCAGGGGAGTTGTTTCGTGTTACAAGCTTAGATATACCTCCTAAAAATCCCGATGGAACCATTGATTTTAGCGGGGATTTTTTTCATAAGTCTACCAACCTAACGGTTTCTGGACAGCTGGCGGCAGAAGCTGCTGCCATGGGGCTAGGAGCAGTTTATACCTTTGGACCTGCGTTTAGAGCAGAAAACTCTAATACAACCAGACATCTAGCAGAATTCTGGATGGTTGAACCAGAAGTAGCCTTTAACAACCTAGATGATAATATTGCACTTGCAGAAGCGTTGTTAAAGTTTCTATTGGACTATGTACTAAAAAAATGTCCAGAAGAGCTTGACTTTTTGCACCAACGCCTGCTTAGCCATACAAATGCGCAAGATGAAACGGGCACCATGCCACTATTGGAGCGGTTGCAATTTGTATTAGAACAGCCTTTTGCCCGCATTACCTACACAGAAGCGATTGCGCTTTTAATGGATGCCCCGCCTAACAAACAGGGCAGGTTTGTCTATCCTGTTACAGGTTGGGGTATGGATCTTCAATCAGAACATGAACGATATTTGGTAGAGCATCATTTTAAAAGACCGGTAGTAGTAACCGATTACCCAAAAGCCATCAAGGCCTTTTACATGCGCCAAAATGACGATGGCAAAACGGTAGCAGCTATGGATGTACTCTTCCCCGGTGTAGGAGAAATTATCGGAGGATCTCAAAGGGAAGAACGAATAGAATATCTGCAAGCAGCGATGCAGCATAACCAAATTGAAGACTTGAATTGGTATCTGGATACCAGACGCTTTGGGACCATACCTCATAGTGGATTTGGTTTGGGACTAGACCGATTTGTATTGTTTGTAACTGGCATGGAAAACATACGCGATGTCATTCCATTTCCACGTACACCAGGCCATGTAGCCTGTTAG
- a CDS encoding IS3 family transposase: MGRKKISHFSSEEKTKTVLALLKENSTLSELSSKYGVTSKTIQNWKHQFLENASVVFDPSKFVGVYKHEIETLKHQNHELAKALGKTTVERDWAVGKLKSLDLLSKKSLVGSKLVNLPKARQCALLSINRSLIYYKSRKTNNCNTDILNKIDSVYREHPEYGYRYIYNQLQEEGFDIGRDRVLKYMGMLGISAIYPRKKPSISCKDNQHKVYSYLLDKYWSNSGKTKHVHVPTSNQVWSGDITYIRTASGFMYLSAIIDWHSKAILSYKVSNTMDTTLVTDTLQAALIS, translated from the coding sequence ATGGGCAGGAAAAAAATCAGCCATTTTAGTTCGGAAGAAAAGACTAAAACAGTATTAGCTTTACTAAAAGAAAACTCCACGTTATCCGAGTTATCGTCCAAATATGGTGTTACTAGTAAAACTATTCAAAACTGGAAACATCAGTTTTTAGAAAATGCTTCAGTAGTTTTTGATCCGTCAAAATTTGTTGGAGTTTATAAGCATGAAATAGAGACTCTTAAGCATCAAAATCACGAGCTTGCTAAAGCGTTAGGTAAGACTACAGTTGAGCGAGATTGGGCGGTGGGAAAGCTAAAGAGCTTGGATTTACTAAGTAAGAAAAGTCTTGTTGGATCCAAGCTTGTCAATTTACCCAAGGCAAGACAATGTGCATTATTATCAATAAATCGTTCTTTGATATATTACAAATCCAGGAAAACAAATAATTGTAATACAGATATTTTAAACAAAATAGATTCAGTTTATAGGGAACACCCGGAATATGGTTATCGATATATCTACAATCAATTGCAAGAAGAAGGCTTTGATATAGGTAGAGATCGCGTGCTTAAGTATATGGGTATGCTGGGTATATCAGCTATTTATCCCCGTAAAAAGCCATCGATTTCTTGTAAAGACAATCAGCATAAAGTATATAGTTATTTGTTGGATAAGTATTGGTCTAACTCTGGCAAAACAAAACACGTTCATGTACCTACATCGAATCAGGTTTGGAGCGGGGATATTACCTATATTCGAACTGCAAGTGGTTTTATGTACCTTTCAGCTATTATAGACTGGCATAGTAAAGCCATACTAAGTTATAAAGTATCCAATACTATGGACACAACGCTTGTAACAGATACATTGCAAGCAGCACTTATATCTTAA
- a CDS encoding IS110 family transposase, giving the protein MQKGKKRESLHIIHPNAAGIDIGSEIHYVCVPEGRCEQRVQKFKCFTEDLHNLAKWLQACEVTTVAMESTGVYWIPLFQILDSYGFSVLLVNAKHVKNVPGRKSDVQDCQWLQQLHSYGLLQGSFRPDDEICVLRSYIRQRESLVKTAAIHINRMQKALSQMNLQLHKVIRDITGVTGIRIIESILSGERNAAKLASLKDCRIKSDEATIAKALTGDYRAEHLFSLRQEHRLYLIYQEAIAECDKAIADYYKQFETKSDSGPPCIKSKATSTKNKPQFGLHEELYRVTGVDFTTIPGLSTLTVQTIVSEVGMNPHKWPTDKHFSSWLGLSPSNRITGEKVISTRTRKVINRAANAFRMAAQAALNSKSALGAYGRRMKTRLGAPKAITATARKIASTFYNMLKFGKGYVDKGIEHYEKKYKERTLKYLITKAKELGYVMVSQTETCT; this is encoded by the coding sequence ATGCAAAAAGGAAAAAAAAGAGAATCATTGCACATTATTCATCCTAACGCAGCAGGTATTGATATAGGTTCGGAAATACATTATGTATGTGTACCTGAAGGCAGGTGTGAACAAAGAGTTCAAAAATTTAAGTGCTTTACAGAAGATCTCCATAATTTAGCAAAATGGTTGCAAGCCTGTGAAGTGACCACAGTAGCTATGGAATCAACCGGAGTTTACTGGATTCCGTTATTCCAAATATTAGATTCTTATGGTTTTAGTGTTCTATTAGTGAATGCAAAACATGTAAAAAATGTTCCTGGTAGGAAGTCAGATGTACAAGATTGTCAGTGGTTACAACAATTACATAGCTATGGTCTACTCCAAGGCTCTTTTAGGCCAGATGATGAGATCTGTGTCTTACGTAGCTACATTAGACAAAGAGAAAGTCTGGTCAAAACAGCAGCTATTCATATTAATCGTATGCAAAAAGCACTGTCTCAAATGAATCTTCAATTACACAAAGTAATAAGAGATATTACGGGTGTGACAGGTATTCGGATTATCGAATCGATACTGTCAGGCGAGCGCAACGCTGCTAAATTGGCTTCATTAAAAGACTGTAGAATTAAAAGCGATGAGGCTACGATTGCAAAAGCCCTGACAGGAGACTATAGAGCAGAGCATCTATTTTCTCTAAGGCAGGAGCATAGGCTATACCTTATATATCAGGAAGCAATAGCAGAATGTGATAAAGCTATTGCAGATTATTATAAACAATTTGAGACAAAATCTGATTCAGGCCCACCTTGTATTAAAAGCAAAGCTACTTCTACAAAAAACAAGCCGCAGTTTGGTCTGCATGAAGAATTATATCGCGTAACAGGCGTTGATTTTACGACAATTCCTGGCCTTAGCACTTTAACAGTACAAACTATTGTTTCAGAAGTTGGCATGAACCCGCATAAATGGCCAACAGACAAACATTTTTCTTCATGGCTAGGTTTAAGTCCTTCCAATAGAATAACAGGAGAAAAAGTAATAAGTACAAGAACACGTAAAGTAATTAATCGTGCTGCAAATGCCTTTAGAATGGCAGCACAAGCAGCATTAAATAGTAAAAGTGCCCTTGGGGCATATGGTAGAAGAATGAAAACCCGATTAGGAGCCCCTAAAGCGATTACTGCTACGGCAAGAAAAATAGCGAGTACTTTTTATAACATGCTAAAATTTGGGAAAGGCTATGTCGATAAAGGAATAGAACATTATGAAAAAAAATACAAAGAAAGGACCCTAAAATATTTAATCACAAAAGCAAAAGAATTGGGCTATGTAATGGTAAGCCAAACGGAAACATGTACTTGA
- a CDS encoding YifB family Mg chelatase-like AAA ATPase, with the protein MITRSFSSAVYGVNAFMISIEVSIVSGTSLFMVGLPDSAIKESQHRIESVLKQIKCTMPRQRVIVNLAPADIRKEGAAYDLPIALSILHASEQYNLSRLSSYVIMGELALDGTLRPVKGVLPIAIEAHKHAFKGMIVPEKNGPEGGIVRKIEVIAVNHITEAIAFLSGTRTICPIEVDTRKLFEAQSDAYAVDFADVQGQNNIKRALEIAAAGGHNVIMIGPPGAGKTMLAKRLPSILPPFTLAETLETTKIYSVIGRMDSRHGLLSTRPFRSPHHTISDVALVGGGTFPQPGEISLAHHGVLFLDELPEFKRSVLEVMRQPLEDGKVVISRAKFSIEFPANFMLIASMNPCPCGYYNHPDKECLCSTVHVQRYLNKVSGPLLDRIDLHVEVIPICFEELTASQKNEASHLIRERVVKARKIQEQRFQNHEQLYTNARMSASMTKVFCPISKAGQKLLQAAMEKLGLSARAYERILKVSRTIADLAGSEHISEIHLAEAIQYRSLDRAGWGS; encoded by the coding sequence ATGATTACCAGGTCTTTCAGCAGTGCGGTATATGGTGTAAATGCGTTTATGATATCCATAGAGGTAAGCATTGTGAGTGGGACCAGTCTATTTATGGTAGGGCTTCCAGATAGTGCGATTAAAGAGAGTCAACATCGAATAGAATCTGTTTTAAAACAGATTAAGTGTACAATGCCCAGACAACGTGTCATTGTAAACCTGGCTCCAGCAGATATTCGTAAGGAGGGTGCTGCTTACGACCTACCCATTGCCTTATCTATTTTACATGCCTCAGAACAATATAACTTATCCCGCTTGTCTAGTTATGTCATTATGGGCGAATTGGCTTTAGATGGTACCCTTAGGCCAGTAAAAGGGGTATTGCCTATTGCTATTGAAGCCCATAAGCATGCATTTAAAGGTATGATTGTTCCAGAAAAGAATGGACCAGAGGGGGGTATTGTACGCAAAATAGAGGTTATTGCCGTTAACCATATTACAGAAGCAATTGCATTTTTGTCTGGGACGCGTACCATTTGTCCTATAGAGGTAGATACACGCAAGCTGTTTGAAGCGCAATCAGATGCATATGCAGTAGATTTTGCAGATGTACAGGGGCAAAACAATATCAAAAGGGCCTTGGAAATTGCTGCAGCTGGTGGTCATAATGTGATTATGATTGGGCCTCCTGGTGCAGGTAAAACCATGTTGGCCAAGCGATTGCCCTCTATTTTACCGCCTTTTACCCTGGCTGAGACCCTAGAAACTACTAAGATTTATTCTGTTATTGGCCGTATGGATAGTAGACATGGACTATTATCCACAAGGCCTTTTCGATCTCCTCACCATACGATTAGTGATGTAGCCTTGGTAGGAGGGGGGACCTTTCCACAGCCGGGTGAGATTTCTTTGGCCCATCATGGTGTGCTTTTTTTGGATGAGTTGCCAGAGTTTAAGCGGAGTGTATTGGAGGTGATGCGTCAACCTTTGGAAGATGGCAAAGTGGTGATTTCAAGAGCTAAATTTTCTATTGAGTTTCCAGCTAACTTTATGCTGATTGCGAGTATGAATCCTTGTCCTTGTGGTTATTACAACCATCCTGACAAAGAATGTCTGTGTAGTACAGTTCATGTGCAGCGCTACCTCAATAAGGTTAGTGGTCCATTATTGGATAGGATTGATTTACATGTAGAAGTGATCCCCATATGTTTTGAAGAATTAACTGCTTCGCAAAAGAATGAAGCAAGCCATCTGATTCGAGAACGGGTAGTGAAGGCAAGGAAAATACAGGAACAACGATTTCAAAACCATGAACAGCTCTATACCAATGCACGGATGTCCGCTTCCATGACCAAAGTATTTTGTCCTATTTCAAAAGCTGGACAAAAGCTATTGCAAGCAGCTATGGAAAAGCTGGGTCTTTCAGCAAGGGCTTATGAGAGAATCTTAAAGGTATCCAGGACCATTGCTGATTTAGCAGGCAGTGAACATATATCAGAAATACATTTGGCAGAAGCTATTCAGTATCGTAGCTTGGATCGAGCTGGATGGGGGAGTTAG
- the tyrS gene encoding tyrosine--tRNA ligase, translating into MKNFIASLQWRGMIHDMVPGTAEHLSSGMATGYVGFDPSAPSLHLGNLVTIMLLKYFQEAGHKPIALVGGATGMIGDPSGRSQERRFLTEEVLRYNEACIAKQLEKFLDFSTGPNKAVILNNLDWFKDVSFLGFLREVGKHISIGYMMAKDSVKQRIETGISYAEFAYQLLQGYDFYYLHLHKNVTLQMGGSDQWGNLTTGVELIRKKAQHQAFAITAPLLTRADGTKFGKTAAGRNIWLDPAQTSPYELYQFLLNSGDHEAEKLIKIFSCCTQEEVEALIAAHQAKPETRLLQQTLAKMVATMVHSETACRQAIVCSNILFGHTDSVDALYALSEADLLNVCATIPKVQITRTALSGVDSVVSLLSAATENQILSSKSEARRMIASAGIRINKLLITDPYQQPDFALLHNRYLLVQKGKKNYYLIVVQ; encoded by the coding sequence ATGAAAAATTTTATTGCCAGCTTACAGTGGCGTGGTATGATCCATGATATGGTTCCCGGTACAGCCGAACATCTCAGCAGCGGCATGGCGACCGGATATGTTGGTTTTGATCCTTCTGCTCCCTCTTTACACCTTGGCAATTTGGTAACCATTATGTTGTTAAAATATTTCCAAGAAGCAGGTCATAAACCCATTGCGCTTGTGGGTGGCGCTACAGGCATGATTGGAGATCCCTCTGGGCGTAGCCAAGAACGACGCTTTTTAACAGAAGAAGTATTGCGTTACAATGAGGCTTGTATTGCCAAACAATTAGAAAAATTTTTAGACTTCTCTACTGGTCCAAATAAGGCTGTTATATTAAATAATTTGGATTGGTTTAAAGATGTCTCTTTCTTGGGTTTTTTGCGTGAGGTTGGTAAGCACATCTCTATTGGCTATATGATGGCTAAGGATAGTGTAAAACAGCGTATAGAGACAGGTATCTCTTATGCTGAGTTTGCCTATCAATTGCTACAAGGATATGATTTCTATTATCTCCATCTTCATAAAAATGTAACCCTGCAAATGGGCGGCTCTGATCAATGGGGTAATTTAACGACAGGGGTCGAATTGATTCGTAAAAAAGCGCAACACCAGGCCTTTGCGATAACTGCTCCCTTACTTACCCGTGCAGATGGAACCAAGTTTGGCAAAACAGCTGCTGGTCGCAATATATGGTTAGATCCAGCGCAAACTTCCCCTTATGAGCTATATCAATTTTTGTTGAATAGTGGAGATCATGAAGCAGAAAAGTTGATTAAAATATTTTCTTGTTGTACACAGGAGGAGGTAGAAGCATTGATTGCAGCCCACCAAGCCAAGCCAGAAACAAGGCTCTTGCAACAAACATTGGCTAAGATGGTAGCCACCATGGTCCATTCAGAAACAGCTTGTAGGCAAGCTATAGTGTGCAGCAATATTCTTTTTGGTCATACCGACTCAGTAGATGCACTCTATGCACTCAGTGAAGCGGATCTCTTAAACGTCTGTGCTACTATACCTAAGGTGCAGATCACAAGAACTGCTTTAAGTGGCGTAGACTCGGTGGTTTCTTTATTATCGGCGGCTACAGAAAATCAGATTCTGTCTTCTAAATCAGAGGCAAGACGTATGATTGCCTCAGCTGGTATCAGGATCAATAAGCTGCTTATCACTGATCCATATCAACAACCAGATTTTGCTTTGTTACATAATCGGTACCTATTGGTGCAGAAAGGTAAGAAAAATTATTACCTTATTGTTGTGCAATAA
- the ltrA gene encoding group II intron reverse transcriptase/maturase → MEKTKPFTINKHLVLQAYKLVKAHAGASGIDRQTLSDFDKNLKNNLYKIWNRFSSGSYYPPAVKAVSILKKDGGQRILGVPTVSDRIAQMVVKLVFEPEVEPHFYQDSYGYRPKKSALDAVGITRTRCWKYNFVLEFDIKGLFDNIDHELIMKAVRKHTDNKWVILYIERWLKAPMQMPDGTLVARTKGTPQGGVISPILSNLFLHYVFDAWISRNHPMALWCRYADDGLIHCRNELEAKQMLTALTQRFASCKLALHPEKTKIVYCKDANRKDNHANTSFEFLGYCFRRRVSKNSKSNKLFMNFTPGVSNTAIKSMRLETRKSGIRNKAAIKLQDIAKLYNPVLRGWIAYYGKYNKWALAPVFRHFNTSLIAWARKKFKTLQSSKRKVVSFMKNISKIQPKLFAHWEIGMVDMFA, encoded by the coding sequence TTGGAAAAGACAAAACCATTTACTATTAACAAGCACTTAGTGCTACAAGCTTATAAACTAGTTAAAGCACATGCTGGCGCTAGTGGGATTGATAGACAAACACTCTCAGACTTTGATAAGAATTTAAAGAACAATTTATATAAAATATGGAATAGATTCTCCTCTGGAAGTTACTATCCACCAGCAGTAAAAGCTGTTTCTATATTAAAGAAAGATGGTGGCCAAAGAATACTAGGGGTTCCAACAGTAAGCGATAGAATTGCTCAAATGGTAGTCAAGCTAGTATTTGAACCAGAAGTGGAACCTCATTTTTATCAGGACTCGTATGGGTATAGACCAAAGAAATCAGCACTTGATGCGGTTGGTATAACTCGTACTAGATGCTGGAAATATAACTTTGTACTAGAATTTGATATCAAGGGTCTGTTTGACAATATTGATCATGAACTTATCATGAAGGCGGTTAGAAAGCATACAGATAACAAATGGGTAATATTGTATATAGAAAGATGGCTAAAAGCTCCTATGCAAATGCCCGACGGGACTTTAGTAGCAAGAACTAAAGGCACACCACAAGGAGGAGTAATCAGTCCAATTTTGAGTAACTTATTTCTTCATTATGTATTTGATGCTTGGATAAGTAGAAATCATCCTATGGCTCTATGGTGCCGTTACGCAGATGATGGACTTATTCACTGCCGGAATGAGCTGGAGGCAAAACAAATGCTAACAGCCTTAACGCAGAGATTTGCATCATGCAAGTTGGCATTACATCCAGAAAAGACGAAAATTGTGTATTGTAAAGATGCTAATCGGAAAGATAATCATGCAAATACAAGTTTTGAGTTCTTAGGTTACTGCTTTCGTAGAAGAGTAAGCAAGAACAGTAAATCTAATAAATTATTTATGAACTTTACTCCTGGTGTAAGCAATACTGCAATAAAATCAATGCGACTTGAGACACGCAAAAGTGGCATTAGGAATAAAGCAGCAATAAAGCTTCAAGATATAGCAAAGCTATATAATCCAGTACTACGAGGCTGGATAGCCTATTATGGAAAATATAATAAGTGGGCTTTAGCGCCAGTATTCCGCCACTTTAATACTAGCTTAATAGCATGGGCAAGAAAGAAGTTTAAAACTCTTCAGTCTAGTAAAAGAAAAGTTGTAAGTTTTATGAAAAATATTAGCAAAATTCAACCAAAGCTGTTTGCTCACTGGGAGATTGGGATGGTAGATATGTTTGCTTAA